Proteins co-encoded in one Halorussus salinus genomic window:
- a CDS encoding HAD family hydrolase — protein MSETDASDAEAVVYDLDGTLVRLAVDWEEVERRLVELLEREGVDADPLSAWDLLDAAEEVGVGDEADELIASAEREGATASERLAFADELVASEVPVGVCSLNHEEAVLLALDRHDLSAHVESVVGRGTVPERKPHPRALLAAVEELGVAPEDVLFVGDSESDRTTAERAGTRFEWV, from the coding sequence GTGAGCGAAACAGACGCGAGCGACGCCGAGGCAGTCGTCTACGACTTGGACGGGACGCTGGTCCGCCTCGCAGTGGACTGGGAGGAGGTAGAGCGCCGACTGGTCGAACTACTGGAACGCGAGGGCGTGGACGCCGACCCCCTGAGCGCGTGGGACCTGCTGGACGCCGCCGAGGAGGTCGGCGTCGGCGACGAGGCCGACGAACTCATCGCCAGCGCGGAGCGGGAGGGAGCCACCGCCTCGGAGCGACTGGCCTTCGCCGACGAACTCGTCGCCAGCGAGGTCCCCGTCGGCGTCTGCTCGCTGAACCACGAGGAGGCGGTTCTCCTCGCGCTCGACCGCCACGACCTCTCGGCCCACGTCGAGAGCGTCGTCGGCCGGGGCACGGTCCCCGAGCGCAAACCCCATCCCCGCGCCCTGCTGGCGGCGGTCGAGGAGTTGGGCGTCGCTCCCGAGGACGTGCTGTTCGTCGGCGATTCGGAGAGCGACAGGACGACCGCCGAGCGG